DNA from Blastocatellia bacterium:
TCGCCCAGCTCAACCGCTACCACGTGCCGGCATGGGGGCTGGTGGTTCAGGGCATCTGGTCGGCGTTGCTGATTCTGCCTCGGACGGTGACGGCGACTGATTCGAGCGGCCAGCCAATAGCCTACGGCAATCTTTACGGGAATCTGCTGACCTACGTCATCTCGTCAGCGTTGATCTTTTACATTTTGACAATCGCCGGCATTATTCGATTGCGCGCCACGCGGCCCGACGTTGAGCGCCCCTATCGCGCGTTTGGCTATCCGGTCGTGCCTATCTTATACATGATTGGAGCGAGCGTGATTTTGCTTGTTCTGTGCCTCTATCAATGGCAAATTACGTGGCCGGGATTGATCATCGTGATGACAGGATGGCCCGTCTATCTGCTGTGGCGACGGAGGCAACAGGTCGTGGTCGAATTGGAGCCAGAGGCTGTTGAATAAACAAACAGACGTCAGACGTCAGACTTCAGACTTCAAACCGAAAGAGCGTTGTTTGATGATCCTGAAATCTGAGGTCTGAAGTCTGAATGCATGAACAACATCAGGAAAATTGAATTATGGAAATAACGCTTGTCTTAGGCATCAGTGTATTAGCCTTGTTGTTTGCCGGTTATCTGACTTCGTATGTCATCAAGCAGGATACAGGCACGGACGCCATGCGCGTGATCTCAGAAGCCATTCGCGAAGGCGCCGAGGCGTTTCTCCATCGGCAATACAAAACGATCGCTCAGTTGAGCATCGTTGTTGCTGTGCTGATTTTTCTGCTCTATGGATTTGTTCGCAGTCTGAATCCGAATGATCCGGTCAGTTCGCCCGTGGAATTGGCCGTGTATGTGACGGTCTCTTTCATGCTGGGCGCGCTGTGTTCAGGCATTGCCGGTTACATCGGGATGTACGTTTCGATTCGCGCCAATATTCGCACCGCGTCAGCGGCGCGCACGAGCTTGAATTCGGCCTTGCAGATCGCTTTGCGTGGCGGCGCGGTCACAGGGTTGTTTGTCGTGGCCATGAGTTTGTTAGGCGTCGGCGGCTTGTTTGCCATTCTCCAGGCGATCGGCATTGCACCGGAGAAGATTCCATTCATGATCGTCGGCTATGGGTTTGGCGCGTCATTTGTCGCACTGTTTGCGCAGCTTGGTGGGGGCATTTACACCAAGGCGGCTGACGTTGGCGCTGACTTGGTGGGGAAAGTCGAAGCGGGCATCCCTGAAGACGATCCGCGCAATCCGGCAGTCGTGGCTGATCTTGTTGGCGACAATGTCGGCGATTGCGCCGGTCGTGGCGCAGACTTGTTTGAGTCCACGGCAGCGGAAAATATCGGGGCGATGATTCTCGGCGTGGGACTGGTCAAGTATTCCGGTTTCGGCATCCAGGCGATTTTGTATCCGCTCGTCGTGCGCGCCTTCGGATTGATTGCTTCGATCATCGGCATCATGATCGTTCGCACCGATGAAGATAAAGACCCGATGGCTGCGCTCAATCGCGGTTACTATGTGGCCAGTGTGCTAGCTATCATCGGATTCGTTGCCGGCTCTTATTGGCTCTTGCGCAGTCCAGAGTATCCGGATGCGTGGTTCTACTTCTCGCTGTGCGGCATTGTCGGCGTCTTGACCAGCATCGCCTTTGTGTTCATCACGCAGTATTACACCGAGTACAAGTACCGTCCGGTGAAATCCATTGCTGAAGCTTCTCAGACCGGCCCTGCCACCAATATCATCACCGGCATGGCTGTAGCAATGGAGTGCACTGCGATGCCGATCATCGTGATCTCGGCCGCCATCCTCGCCTCATACTACTTGGGCGCGCAAAGCGGTGTGGAACACGCCGGCTTGTTTGGCACAGCCGTTGCCACGATGGGCATGCTCGGAACCGCCGCCTATATTTTGGCGATGGATACATTCGGTCCAATCACGGACAACGCTGGCGGTATTGTCGAGATGAGTCAGCAGCCGGAAGAGATTCGTAAAAAGACCGACCGGCTTGATGCCGTCGGCAATACAACCAAGGCGCTGACCAAAGGCTATGCGATTGGTTCAGCCGCATTGGCGGCGTTCTTGCTGTTTTCGGCCTATCTGGATGAGGTGCAGCATTACGGCGTGGCATTGAAATCCATTGACATTGCCAAACCGGAAGTCTTCATCGGTGGACTGGTCGGCGCGATGTTGGTCTTTTACTTCTCGGCGCTGGCCATCCGCGCGGTCGGCAAAGCGGCCTACTATGTGATCAATGAAGTGCGTCGTCAATTCAAAGAGAAGCCGGGCATTTTGCAGGGCACAGAGAAGCCTGATTACGGGCGCTGCGTGGACATCGTCACCGTCGGCGCGCTGAAGGAAATGGTGATGCCCGGATTGGTCGCTGTGGGCGGCCCGCTGGTGGTCGGCTTGATCTTCAAGCCGACAGGACATGCTGCCGAAGTGGTCGGCGCGTTGTTGATGGTGGGAACGATTGGCGGCATTTTATTGGCCACGCTGCTCAACAACGGTGGCGGCGCTTGGGACAACGCCAAGAAGTATATCGAAACCGGCATGTACGGCGGCAAACGGAGCGAAGCGCACAAAGCTGCTGTCGTCGGTGACACGGTCGGCGACCCATTCAAAGACACGGCTGGGCCGTCGCTGCACGTGTTGATTAAGCTGCTCAGTACGATCACGCTGGTGCTGGCGCCGCTGTTTGTGTGAGCCGGTGATTGGCGCAAAGAGACGGTGGAGCCGCGACCGACCGCCGGTCGGCTCAGTGGCGGCAGGGCGGGCAATGAGTGACGTGGCGCGTTTTTCGGCGCTCGCGCTGCCGGTAGCCGGCAGGGAGTTTTTCTGAGGACGGCTCCTTCCGTCGCACTTCGATCAGCTCGTCACGCCGGCGGGAGCAACGCCAGGTCGTTCCACACGAGCCAATCTGTAATCTTGCCTGAGGCGTCAAAGTAGAAATGATCTGTATAGCGTGTTCCGTCCATCACCCGGCCGTCTTTGAACCGGCCAAACAAAGCGCCACTGACCACTGCCGCATGGTCGTCCACGACCCACCGCTCATAGGATTTTGTTGGGCAGCCGTCGAATACGCTCTCAATCATCTGGAAAAGCGCATCTACACCTTCATAGCCAACGGCGCTGAATCCGGGAAACACGATTCGGCAATCGGCGCTCAAGTAGGATTTCACGATGTCGCGCTGACCGGCAACGAGTGCAGCGAGTAAATCCACGACGCGACGTTTCTTCCATTCGGCATTCATCAGTCCCTCCTTAATAATGGTTTGAGTTCATCATCATAGCCACCCATTTGCTGTGAGCGCCAGACGTGAAACGAGAACCGGCTGATGCGCAGTAGTCAATTGTCAGTTCTTCTCTGAGAAGCTGGCACAGGCGTTCCCGCCTGTGGCATTTTCATGCTTCGAGGCGAGCACGGAGCATAAGGGCGATTGCTGCGTCGTCCCCGGACAACATGAACAACTCCTGTTGAAAACGGTTATGCGTGGTTAGCCGGAACCCATGGCAAGCGATGCAAACTGCAAGCAGATTGCGTGCTCTGGCCATCAACACCAGCGTCTGCGCTACTGATCCTTCCGTTTCAGGACAGTTGTACCGCAAGGGAGTGGAAAATGAAGCTGGCAGGCGTCTGCGCTACTGATCCTTCCGTTTCAGAAGATGGGCATCCGGTTCTTCCGGCCGTTTCAGCACTGGCGCATCCGGTTCTTCCGGCCGTTTCAGCACTGGCCCATCCGGTTCTTCCGAATCTTGTCCGCTCCGAGGCGTTGAGTCTGAAGGCAGACGCTTCAACGTCGGTCGCTTTTGTTCCTCGGCTGCGTTCAATCGCTTTGCCGAGCCTACGATCCGGCTGAGCCGCTGCTTGACCTGAGAAAATTCCGATGAGTTGATGACATACTCATCGCGTTCAGGAAAACGTCCAAGCAGCGCACGCACGGCCTTGATACGATCTGGCGTGGTTGGGTGCGTGAGAAAGAGTTTGGAAAAAGCGTTGGGCTGTTTTTTCTTCTTGGCCTCCAGTTTCTCAAAGAACGTGATCAAGCTGTTAGGATCATAGCCACTGGCCCACATGTACTGTGCGCCGAGCATGTCGGCCTCTTTCTCGGCGCCTCGGCTAAATTTGAAGAAGCTCAGCGCCAATCCAAGGTTTGCGCCCAACTGGGCAAGCTGGCCCAGTCCGCCGCCCACAAAGATCAACGGGATGCTGGCGTATTGAAGCAACTGCGATTTACTGAAATTTTCCACCGCGTGGCGCGCCGTCACGTGAGCGATTTCGTGAGCCATGACCCCGGCAATTTCCGATTCTGTATCGGCGGTCAGAATCAGGCCAGTGTTGATATAAAAATGACCCCCAGGAAGGGCAAATGCGTTGATTTCATCGCTGCTGACCACCTTGATGGTGAACGGAACTTTGGCGTCCGAATGCAACACAATGTTCTGTCCGATGCGATTGATGTATTCCGTCACCACGGGGTCATCCACCAGCTTCAATTCTTTTTCGATCTCCGCTGCCAGTTTTGCGCCGAGGGCCAGTTCTTTTTCGAGCGAATAGAAATTGATCTGGCGTTTATTGATGTCGCGTTTTCCGATCAGTAGGGGATTTTCCTTTTCGTCAAGTGGCTTGGAGGTATTGGCGGGATTGCCGGCAAGGGCGGTAAGGGGATCAGCCACGATCAGTGCGCTCAATGCCACGATGCCAATTGTTCGGCGAATCTTCATGGTTGCTCTCATGCGTTCTCCTTCTCAGTATCTTTGTTGTCCGAGGTTTTCAGATGATTATTCTGGCAATTGCGATTGCTTCGTCAACGGGCAGCAAATTAAATGTCGCTAATGTTCGATCGTTGCGTCTGGCAAAAACAGTGATAAACTAACGGGGCTTTGGCTCGTGGGCAGGTCTATGTCCCGTGGTTTGGTATGGACGACTCAGAGCGGTTGGGTGGCAGTTGCCACGTGTTGCGCCAACGTTGGTCAATGGATGATCGGCGTTGATCGGCAGTATCGGCGTCATCAGCGTCCTATTTCCGTAGCAATTGACGATGGAGGAAACGGGCATGAACGAATTTGATCAGAGAGTCATTGAAGCGACGGGGTCACCCTTATTCGGATTGAGCCTCGACGTGATTCAGGTCAACATTGGACTGAAGTGCGATTTGACCTGTGTGCATTGTCATGTTAGTTCGTCGCCGCGTCGAAAAGAGATGATGGACTGGCCAACCATGGAGCTGATCCTGAAGATTGCTCAAGAGACGCAGTGCCGCGAAGTTGACATCACGGGCGGCGCGCCCGAACTGAATCCTCATCTACGACGGTTCATCACGGCGCTTCGTGAGCAAGGCCGGCCGGTAAAACTGCGCACCAATCTGACAGTGTGGTTTGAACCGGGCTTGGAGACGATGCCCGAATTTTTCCGGGATCATCAGGTCCATCTGGTCGCTTCGTTGCCTTGTTATTTGGAGAGTAACGTCACGGCGCAACGCGGCGAAGGGGTCTATGCTCGGAGCATTGAAGCGATTCGACGACTGAATGATTTGGGCTACGGCATAAAATCTGAGTTGCCGCTCGACTTGGTCTACAATCCTGTCGGCCCGTTCCTGCCCGGCGAGCAGTCGGCGTTGGAGGCGGATTATCGGCGAGAATTACACAAACGGTTTGGGCTTCGTTTCACCCGATTGCTCACCATCACCAACATGCCGATCGGGCGTTACATGGTCGAACTGCGCCGCGCCGGTCAGGCTCAGGCATACCAACAACTGTTGTATGACTCGTTCAACGCAGCCACGCTCCATGGCTTGATGTGCCGCCACCAGATCAACATTGATTGGGACGGTCGCATCTACGATTGTGATTTCAATCTCGCGCTACGCATGCCAGTTGATTCTCATGCGCCGAGGCACATTCGAGATTTTGATCCACAAGCGCTGGCGGCGCGTCGAATCGTGACGGGCGCACATTGCTTTGGGTGCACGGCTGGACATGGCTCGTCGTGCGGCGGCGCGTTGGTGTGAGATTACACCATGTGGGTCCATGTGCTCTGCGCCAGGCAGGAGGGTGCAACACGCTCATACGCGGGCGTGGATGCGCCAGCGCGTTCAACGACAGGGCGCAACCAAGTTCTCCTCAGAAAAAGTGGCACAGGCGTTCTCGCCTGTGGTGTTTTTCATCGTTTCTGGGCGTTGTCCGGACGACATGAACAACTCCTCAGAAGAGGCACTCACAGATTCATTGATGAAGAGATTTTTAATCAAGCAATCAGACGATCTGCGCTTGTTTTTGATCGTTTCTCCCGCGTCGCCGCCGGCGACATGAGCAAGTCGCCGTGCTGTTCTCGGCGTGGCAAGCCTCCTTTGAGAAAGTGGGACAGGCGTTCCCGCCTGTGCTCCGTTTTCATCCTTCGTGGTGTGCCGTCGCATAGGGGCGATTCTCCTGAGATGCACGAGTTCGTCAATCGTGATTGACTGGTGGAGAGAAGATGAGGCGCGGCGCGAAAATCTCGGTCATCATTCCTGCGCTCAACGAAGAGCAAGCCATTGGCCACGTGGTCTCAGCGATCCCTGCCTGGGTTGATGAAGTGATCGTCGTTGACAACGGTTCAACCGACAAAACAGCAGAGGTTGCTCGCGCTCATGGCGCGCGTCTCATCGGCGAGCCGCAACGTGGCTATGGCGCGGCCTGTTTGGCTGGGCTGGCCGCGCTCAACCAGCCCGATATTGTCGTTTTTCTTGACGGCGATTTCAGCGATCATCCTGAAGAGATGCACCTGCTCGTTGATCCGATTATCAACGATGAAGCGGAGGTGGTCATCGGGTCGCGGGTCATGGGTCGAGCTGAACCGGGAGCGCTTCTGCCGCAAGCACGCTTCGGCAACTGGCTCGCGTGCCGATTGATTCGACTGCGCTGGGGTGTTGCTTTCACGGATTTAGGCCCGTTCCGCGCGATTCGATATGCCACGCTCGCCGGCTTCGACATGCAGGATCGAGATTATGGTTGGACTGTTGAGATGCAGATCAAAGCGGCCCGCGACGGTGTCCGCATCAAGGAGGTGCCGGTCAGTTACCGCGCGCGAATCGGGCGATCCAAAGTTTCGGGAACCATCAAAGGCGTGCTCGGCGCAGGAACAAAAATCCTTTTCACCATCTTCCGCTATGGAATAAGAACTCCAGCTCACGCGCGACAATCCGATCGGAAGCAACGCTCGTAATATACTTCGGCAGTTTTATGATAAATCTCATCAGGCGCTATGTTCGATGGCTTCACACGCAGTGGCCGGCTGGTGTTGTTGAAAAATTACCGGTCATCAATCCAGATGGTTCGACCAACGTGCCAGGTGTATACATCGTCGGTGATCTAACGGGAATCCCGCTGCTGAAATTTTCGTCGGACACAGGCGCCAAGGCTGTGCGAACAATCCTTGCGGATGAGGCTTTTCAGCGGTCACGCGCAACCAAAGGCGTCGAGGCGCGAGACTCCAGGACCACGGATCATGCAGATGAGGCTTTTGAGCAAGCGCGCGTTGACGATCAGCCTGATGAAATTCTCGATCTGGTCATCATCGGCGGCGGGGTCTCCGGGATGGCGGCAGCGTTGGAAGCCAAGCAAGCTAATTTGAGATTTGAAATCCTCGAAGCTTCTGAGCCGTTTTCCACGATTGTGAACTTCCCGCGGGCCAAGCCGATCTATACCTATCCGAGCGATATGGTTCCGACAGGGCAGTTGCAACTGACGGCAACAGTCAAAGAATCGCTCCTGGAAGAGCTCAACGCGCAAACACTCGGTCGGGGGATTAGGCCTCGGCTCGCGCGCGCCGAAAGGATTGTGCGCAGCGGCAACGTGCTTGAAGTCGTGCTGGCTGGTCAGGAGAGATTGAAGGCGCGGCGGGTCATCATCGCAATCGGGCGTTCGGGCAATTTCAGAAAGCTCGGTGTGCCCGGTGAAGACCGCGATAAAGTCTGCAACCGGTTGTACGATCCCAAAGACTACGCCGGCCAGCATGTGCTGGTGGTGGGTGGCGGTGACAGCGCGTTGGAAACTGCCATTGCGACTGCTCAGTGCGGCGCGATCGTCACACTCTCCTATCGCAGCAAGGAATTTTCTCGACCCAAGCCTGAGAACATTGAGCAATTGAATCGCTTGATTGACGATCCAATGGCTGACGTGGCCGTTGAAACGCCATCGTCGGAGCGGGTCACGACAAGTTGTGGCGGCTTCATGGGCGAGTATCGAAAGCCGGGGCGCATCCGGCTGATGCTGGGCAGTCAGGTGAAGCAGATTGGCCAGTCCGACGTGACCTTGGTGTTGTCCGATGGAAGCGAAGAAACCATCCCCAATGATGCGGTATTCACCATGATCGGGCGTGAAGCGCCGTTGGAATTTTTCCGTCGCAGTGGCATTCGCATCCGGGGCGAAATGCAGACCAGGCAATGGCTCGGTTTTTCGCTGTTCATGGCTTTCTGTGTTTTTCTCTATAACTGGAAAGCTGGCGGCTCGCTGACAACGCTGTTCAAGCAACGCGGCTGGTTTCCGTTCAATGTGCCTGCTCTTTTGCAAGAACTGAGTGACGGGCTCGCTGCGCGGGTGGCTGATCCCTCGACGTTGATCGGCACGCTTGCGTTGAATCTGGGAGACCCAGGATTCTACTACACCTTTGGCTACTCCCTTCTGACGGTGATATTCGGCATCGCTCGCATTCGACGCCGTCGAACACCTTACATCACCGCACAAACAGTGACGCTGATCGGTATTCAGGTCATTCCGTTGTTCATTTTGCCATTGATCGTCCTGCCATATCTTGGCCACAACGGTTTCTTCGATGATGGGCTGGGCAAGCGTTTCGCCGATACGTTCTTCCCGGTAACCAATGGTGGACATGGCCGCGAGTATTGGCGGGCCTTCGGCTTCGTGTTGGCGTGGCCGCTGTTTTTGTGGAATGTTTTTACCAATCAGCCGATGTGGGGATGGTTGATACTCAGCCTCGTGCAAACGTTCGTGATCATTCCGCTACTCATCTATTTTTACGGGAAAGGGGCGTATTGCGGCTGGATTTGCTCCTGTGGCGCGTTGGCCGAGACATTGGGAGATACGCACCGACAGAAAATGCCACACGGCGCACTCTGGAATCGCTTGAACATGGTGGGACAAATGACGCTGGCCGTCGCTATGGTGTTGTTGATTGCGCGGCTGGTCAGTTGGACCTGCCCTGATGCCGCTATGGGACGGAGCATGAACGATTTTTATACCGGCCTGCTCGGAGGCTGGAAGGCATTCGGCACTCAACTCAACTACAAGTGGATCGTGGATACCTATCTTGCCGGCGTTGTCGGCCTCGGCTGCTATTTTTGGTTCAGCGGGCGCGTCTGGTGTCGGTTTGCCTGTCCGTTAGCTGCGTTGATGCACATTTACGCGCGATGGAGCCGGTTTCGCATCATTGCCGACAAGAAAAAATGTATTTCCTGTAATCTGTGCACGGCTGTATGCCATCAGGGGATTGACATCATGAACTTCGCCAACAAGGGGCTGCCGATGGAAGACCCGCAGTGCGTGCGATGTAGCGCCTGCGTTCAAACCTGTCCGACCGGCACGTTGCAGTTTGGCCAAATTCGTCGTCGGACTGGCCAGGTGATCGCCATGGATTCGTTGCCAGCCTCGCCCGTGTTGATGGCTGAGCAGGGGAGGTGACCGCTGCAAGTTATACGTTAAGCCTGCTGGCGTCGAGGCACTGTGTGGTGATAGCTGAGCGTGCAAGATGAACACTGCGGCGCCCGTGCATAAGTCATCATAATACCGATCGTCCGGAGAAACGTCACGGTTGACGAAGCGACATGGAGTGCGGCAGCAGAACGCCTCAAGCAGCAGTCTCCGATTTTCTGATGGCATTTGGGACTGCCCATGCTACGCTCGCTTCTGCTGAGCCGCGCAAGCGGCTCAGTAGAAGGTAGCCAGACGTACAACGTCTGGGAAAGCAGATCAAACAATAGTGGCGCGTTGGAGACGCGCTGAGACGTGCGCGCTCGCGCTCAGCGATCGCAGAGCGTGAACGAGCTGATAGGAGAACGGATGGCGCCGTTGAAGGCGCGAGCGATTGAGGATGGCACCCGCCAGACATTGCACGTCTCGCTATCCTCTGGTGGGCGCCTGCCGCCGCTGCTGGGAGCCCGCTCAGTTCACAACACCACACATGAGCAGGCGTCCATACACCGACACCCCTGAAGACATGCGTCGCCGTAACACAAAAACACCACTGCCTGCGACTCCTTGCCGAAATTGTCTCCGAGTCTGTATATTGGTTGCCCCCTGAGCGCAGGGACATATCGAGTCAGGAGGATGACGATGCAGAATGAACATTCTCTAAGGCGGTCGAGCGTTGTGTTCTTGCTTTCTTTGATCCTGTTGGGGTCCTTTGTGTTGACTTCCGACGCTATTACGCACTCATCTGGGCAGAGCCAGTACCGGCTTCAAGAGGTGGCTCGCGGCATTTCGTTTCCCGTTCTCGCTACGCATGCCGGTGATGGGAGTGGGCGGCTGTTCATTGTCAGTCAACGCGGGCAAATTCTTATTTTGAAAGACGGCGTTCTGTTGCAACGCCCGTTTCTGGATGTTCGCAATCTGGTCAGTTGTTGCGGCGAGCGTGGATTGTTGGGGTTGGCCTTTCATCCGAGCTATGAGCAGAACGGCTACTTTTTCATCTACTACACCGATTTGCAAGGCGACATCGTCGTTGCGCGGTATCGCGTGTCAAGTGATCCTGATGTTGCTGAACCGCGCGAAGATCGCCGGCTGCTGCGCATTCCGCATCGGACGTATCCGAACCACAATGGCGGGCATATTGCGTTTGGTCCCGATGGGTATTTGTACATTGCGGTCGGCGATGGCGGCGGCGCCGGTGATCCATTCCGCGCCGGCCAAGACATCAACACGTACCTTGGCAAAATCCTACGTGTGGATGTTGACGGCCAAGCGCCCTATGCTATCCCGCCCACCAATCCATTTGTTGATAAGCCGGGGTTGGACGAAATCTGGGCTTACGGGTTGCGCAATCCGTGGCGATTCAGTTTCGATCGTGAGACCGGCGATCTCTATATCGGCGACGTTGGACAAAACGCTGTGGAAGAGATTGATTTTGAGCCGGCCGGTAGCCCCGGCGGACTCAATTATGGATGGAGCGTGATGGAAGGGTCTCGTTGCTTCCGACCCAGCACCAACTGCAATCAGGCCGGCCTGACATTGCCGATTTATGAATATGCGCATCTGCCACGACGGTGCGCTTCGGTCACCGGCGGCTACGTCTATCGTGGCCGCCAATTGCCGGAGTTAGTCGGCACCTACATCTTCGGCGATTATTGTTTGAACACGATCTGGGGATTGACGCGAAATGCGGAAGGGCAATGGACGCGGGTGACGCTGCTTGAGCTGTTGTTTGAAGGCGGACTCAGCTCGTTCGGCGAGGATGAAGACGGCGAGCTATACGTCATAGACATTGCTCAGTATGTCTATCGGCTTGTGCGCGCCCGGTGAGTTTCGGGCCGGTGGCTGCGTCCATGCGAGTGCCTGAGATATGAGCGCCTTAGGATTTTGCCTGAGACTCAAGCGAGGCGATTCAGATATGAGCGCCTTAGGATTTTGCTTGCGACTCGAACGAGGTGATTCATGACGCGACCGATCAAAATGGGATTCATCAGCGCCTATTTGATGGCCATCCTGTGGCTCGGCTTGCTGTCCACATCGGCGCAAGACGAGGGCGGCATTCATCTACCGGGCACTCAGCCAGGCGAGTTGAGAGTGCCGTTTAGCCAGCCGGCGTTGTGCGCGCGCTGTCATGGCGGATATGCGCCGTATGCCGCTCACGACCAATGGCTGGGCACGATGATGGCCAATAGTTTTCGTGATCCACTGTTTCGAGCGGCCTTGGCCATCGCCAATCAAGACACGCGCATCGGCGGCGATTTCTGCTT
Protein-coding regions in this window:
- the arsS gene encoding arsenosugar biosynthesis radical SAM protein ArsS (Some members of this family are selenoproteins.) — translated: MNEFDQRVIEATGSPLFGLSLDVIQVNIGLKCDLTCVHCHVSSSPRRKEMMDWPTMELILKIAQETQCREVDITGGAPELNPHLRRFITALREQGRPVKLRTNLTVWFEPGLETMPEFFRDHQVHLVASLPCYLESNVTAQRGEGVYARSIEAIRRLNDLGYGIKSELPLDLVYNPVGPFLPGEQSALEADYRRELHKRFGLRFTRLLTITNMPIGRYMVELRRAGQAQAYQQLLYDSFNAATLHGLMCRHQINIDWDGRIYDCDFNLALRMPVDSHAPRHIRDFDPQALAARRIVTGAHCFGCTAGHGSSCGGALV
- a CDS encoding M48 family metallopeptidase; amino-acid sequence: MRATMKIRRTIGIVALSALIVADPLTALAGNPANTSKPLDEKENPLLIGKRDINKRQINFYSLEKELALGAKLAAEIEKELKLVDDPVVTEYINRIGQNIVLHSDAKVPFTIKVVSSDEINAFALPGGHFYINTGLILTADTESEIAGVMAHEIAHVTARHAVENFSKSQLLQYASIPLIFVGGGLGQLAQLGANLGLALSFFKFSRGAEKEADMLGAQYMWASGYDPNSLITFFEKLEAKKKKQPNAFSKLFLTHPTTPDRIKAVRALLGRFPERDEYVINSSEFSQVKQRLSRIVGSAKRLNAAEEQKRPTLKRLPSDSTPRSGQDSEEPDGPVLKRPEEPDAPVLKRPEEPDAHLLKRKDQ
- a CDS encoding NAD(P)-binding domain-containing protein — its product is MINLIRRYVRWLHTQWPAGVVEKLPVINPDGSTNVPGVYIVGDLTGIPLLKFSSDTGAKAVRTILADEAFQRSRATKGVEARDSRTTDHADEAFEQARVDDQPDEILDLVIIGGGVSGMAAALEAKQANLRFEILEASEPFSTIVNFPRAKPIYTYPSDMVPTGQLQLTATVKESLLEELNAQTLGRGIRPRLARAERIVRSGNVLEVVLAGQERLKARRVIIAIGRSGNFRKLGVPGEDRDKVCNRLYDPKDYAGQHVLVVGGGDSALETAIATAQCGAIVTLSYRSKEFSRPKPENIEQLNRLIDDPMADVAVETPSSERVTTSCGGFMGEYRKPGRIRLMLGSQVKQIGQSDVTLVLSDGSEETIPNDAVFTMIGREAPLEFFRRSGIRIRGEMQTRQWLGFSLFMAFCVFLYNWKAGGSLTTLFKQRGWFPFNVPALLQELSDGLAARVADPSTLIGTLALNLGDPGFYYTFGYSLLTVIFGIARIRRRRTPYITAQTVTLIGIQVIPLFILPLIVLPYLGHNGFFDDGLGKRFADTFFPVTNGGHGREYWRAFGFVLAWPLFLWNVFTNQPMWGWLILSLVQTFVIIPLLIYFYGKGAYCGWICSCGALAETLGDTHRQKMPHGALWNRLNMVGQMTLAVAMVLLIARLVSWTCPDAAMGRSMNDFYTGLLGGWKAFGTQLNYKWIVDTYLAGVVGLGCYFWFSGRVWCRFACPLAALMHIYARWSRFRIIADKKKCISCNLCTAVCHQGIDIMNFANKGLPMEDPQCVRCSACVQTCPTGTLQFGQIRRRTGQVIAMDSLPASPVLMAEQGR
- a CDS encoding sodium-translocating pyrophosphatase, yielding MEITLVLGISVLALLFAGYLTSYVIKQDTGTDAMRVISEAIREGAEAFLHRQYKTIAQLSIVVAVLIFLLYGFVRSLNPNDPVSSPVELAVYVTVSFMLGALCSGIAGYIGMYVSIRANIRTASAARTSLNSALQIALRGGAVTGLFVVAMSLLGVGGLFAILQAIGIAPEKIPFMIVGYGFGASFVALFAQLGGGIYTKAADVGADLVGKVEAGIPEDDPRNPAVVADLVGDNVGDCAGRGADLFESTAAENIGAMILGVGLVKYSGFGIQAILYPLVVRAFGLIASIIGIMIVRTDEDKDPMAALNRGYYVASVLAIIGFVAGSYWLLRSPEYPDAWFYFSLCGIVGVLTSIAFVFITQYYTEYKYRPVKSIAEASQTGPATNIITGMAVAMECTAMPIIVISAAILASYYLGAQSGVEHAGLFGTAVATMGMLGTAAYILAMDTFGPITDNAGGIVEMSQQPEEIRKKTDRLDAVGNTTKALTKGYAIGSAALAAFLLFSAYLDEVQHYGVALKSIDIAKPEVFIGGLVGAMLVFYFSALAIRAVGKAAYYVINEVRRQFKEKPGILQGTEKPDYGRCVDIVTVGALKEMVMPGLVAVGGPLVVGLIFKPTGHAAEVVGALLMVGTIGGILLATLLNNGGGAWDNAKKYIETGMYGGKRSEAHKAAVVGDTVGDPFKDTAGPSLHVLIKLLSTITLVLAPLFV
- a CDS encoding nuclear transport factor 2 family protein, with the translated sequence MNAEWKKRRVVDLLAALVAGQRDIVKSYLSADCRIVFPGFSAVGYEGVDALFQMIESVFDGCPTKSYERWVVDDHAAVVSGALFGRFKDGRVMDGTRYTDHFYFDASGKITDWLVWNDLALLPPA
- a CDS encoding glycosyltransferase family 2 protein; this encodes MRRGAKISVIIPALNEEQAIGHVVSAIPAWVDEVIVVDNGSTDKTAEVARAHGARLIGEPQRGYGAACLAGLAALNQPDIVVFLDGDFSDHPEEMHLLVDPIINDEAEVVIGSRVMGRAEPGALLPQARFGNWLACRLIRLRWGVAFTDLGPFRAIRYATLAGFDMQDRDYGWTVEMQIKAARDGVRIKEVPVSYRARIGRSKVSGTIKGVLGAGTKILFTIFRYGIRTPAHARQSDRKQRS
- a CDS encoding PQQ-dependent sugar dehydrogenase — its product is MQNEHSLRRSSVVFLLSLILLGSFVLTSDAITHSSGQSQYRLQEVARGISFPVLATHAGDGSGRLFIVSQRGQILILKDGVLLQRPFLDVRNLVSCCGERGLLGLAFHPSYEQNGYFFIYYTDLQGDIVVARYRVSSDPDVAEPREDRRLLRIPHRTYPNHNGGHIAFGPDGYLYIAVGDGGGAGDPFRAGQDINTYLGKILRVDVDGQAPYAIPPTNPFVDKPGLDEIWAYGLRNPWRFSFDRETGDLYIGDVGQNAVEEIDFEPAGSPGGLNYGWSVMEGSRCFRPSTNCNQAGLTLPIYEYAHLPRRCASVTGGYVYRGRQLPELVGTYIFGDYCLNTIWGLTRNAEGQWTRVTLLELLFEGGLSSFGEDEDGELYVIDIAQYVYRLVRAR